A genome region from Cucurbita pepo subsp. pepo cultivar mu-cu-16 chromosome LG02, ASM280686v2, whole genome shotgun sequence includes the following:
- the LOC111788981 gene encoding pyrophosphate--fructose 6-phosphate 1-phosphotransferase subunit alpha-like — MDSDYGIPRQLSDLQKFRSLYQPLLPPCLQGTEVRVEFGDATTAVDPADAPTISRAFPHTYGQPLAHFLRATAKVPDAQIITEHPSIRVGIVFCGRQSPGGHNVIWGLHNALKVHNPNSVLLGFLGGSEGLFSQKTLEITEDVLSTYKNQGGYDLLGRTKDQIRTKEQVNAALKTCLDLKLDGLVIIGGVTSNTDAAQLAETFAESKCPTKVVGVPVTLNGDLKNQFVETNVGFDTICKVNSQLISNVCTDALSAEKYYYFIRLMGRKASHVALECTLQSHPNLVILGEEVAASKLTLFDLTTQICDAVQARAQQDKYHGVILLPEGLIESIPEIYALLKEIHSLLKQGVLVDNISSQLSPWASALFEFLPPFIRKQLLLDPESDDSAQLSQIETEKLLAHLVEAEINKRLKEGTYKGKKFNAICHFFGYQARGSLPSKFDCDYAYVLGHVCYHILAAGLNGYMATLTNLKNPVNKWRCGAAPIASMMTVKRWAQNPGASSIGKPAIHPATVDLKGKAYELLRENASKFLIDDLYRNPGPLQFDGPGADAKPISLCVEDQDYMGRIKKLQEYLDKVRTIVKPGCSQEVLKAALSVMGSVTDVLSVMSSSSFSGKASLEA, encoded by the exons GGAACAGAAGTTAGGGTTGAATTTGGTGATGCCACTACAGCTGTGGATCCTGCTGATGCTCCCACCATTAGTCGGGCCTTTCCCCACACGTACGGTCAGCCATTGGCTCACTTTCTCAGGGCAACTGCCAAAGTCCCAGATGCTCAGATTATTACTGAACATCCATCAATCCG GGTGGGAATAGTATTTTGTGGAAGGCAATCCCCTGGAGGCCATAACGTTATATGGGGACTTCATAACGCTCTCAAAGTCCACAACCCGAATAGTGTATTGCTTGGATTTTTGG GTGGCTCTGAAGGTTTATTTTCCCAGAAAACTCTTGAGATAACCGAAGACGTTCTTTCAACGTACAAAAATCAAG GTGGTTATGATCTACTTGGACGGACCAAGGATCAAATTCGAACAAAAGAGCAGGTTAATGCTGCACTTAAGACATGCCTAGATCTGAAACTGGATGGTCTTGTCATAATTGGAG GAGTGACATCAAACACTGATGCTGCTCAGCTTGCCGAAACATTTGCTGAATCCAAATGTCCCACAAAG GTTGTAGGTGTTCCTGTTACGTTGAATGGAGATCTCAAGAACCAGTTCGTTGAAACAAATGTTGGCTTTGACACCATTTgcaag GTCAATTCTCAGCTAATAAGCAATGTATGCACTGACGCCCTGTCTGCAGAGAAG TACTACTATTTCATTAGACTCATGGGCCGGAAAGCATCCCATGTTGCTTTGGAGTGCACTCTTCAATCTCATCCAAATTTG GTTATTCTTGGAGAGGAGGTGGCTGCATCAAAACTTACTCTTTTTGATTTGACGACACAGATATGTGATGCTGTTCAGGCTAGAGCACAACAAG ACAAGTACCATGGGGTCATCTTACTACCCGAAGGGCTCATTGAAAGTATTCCTGAAATCTATGCTCTCTTGAAG GAAATTCACAGTTTACTCAAGCAAGGAGTTCTGGTTGATAACATTTCTTCCCAACTCTCTCCTTGGGCATCAGCGCTTTTTGAATTTCTGCCACCTTTTATCAGGAAGCAG TTGCTACTTGACCCGGAATCAGATGATTCTGCTCAACTATCTCAG aTTGAGACAGAGAAACTTTTGGCACATCTTGTGGAGGCTGAAATTAACAAGCGTCTG AAAGAAGGGACTTACAAGGGGAAGAAATTCAATGCCATTTGTCACTTCTTTGGTTACCAGGCTCGGGGATCTTTaccttcaaaatttgattgtgACTATGCCTAT GTTCTTGGGCATGTTTGCTACCATATCTTAGCTGCTGGCTTGAACGGTTACATGGCTACTCTAACTAACCTGAAAAATCCAGTGAACAAATGGCGCTGTGGTGCTGCCCCGATTGCA TCCATGATGACTGTGAAGCGTTGGGCTCAAAATCCTGGAGCGTCATCCATTGGAAAACCTGCAATTCACCCAGCAACTGTAgatttgaaagggaaagcataCGA GCTATTGAGAGAAAATGCGAGCAAGTTTCTTATAGACGATCTCTATAGAAACCCTGGACCTCTTCAGTTTGATGGTCCTGGTGCTGATGCCAAGCCTATCTCTCTTTGCGTTGAGGACCAGGATTACATGGGCCGCATCAAGAAACTACAGGAATATCTTGATAAG GTCCGAACCATAGTAAAACCAGGGTGTTCCCAGGAGGTTCTTAAAGCAGCATTAAGCGTCATGGGATCGGTGACCGATGTTCTCTCAGTTATGTCATCGAGTTCCTTCAGTGGAAAGGCATCTTTGGAAGCGTAG
- the LOC111789222 gene encoding AT-rich interactive domain-containing protein 5 isoform X1: MDDTDKAGQDFLHGPGAGLAQNQVQVREPGFAVTKEDQNLKEDEQSACPMFNDVQFHELPCLQKPIEDDEDLPDHTAVEAAAADAKVVEVALDEPPESKEDAMETDPLIGNEDNPSAPPISPDISLPSNAANQSAALVKNAWIDIEMAEGDESGTPEDRVAFMKEIENFHRERALEFKPPKFYGEPLNCLKLWRAVIRLGGYDVVTASKLWRQVGESFHPPKTCTTVSWTFRIFYEKALLEYEKHKRLTGELQLPVGSLPQSTNTEKEKSSFFVQTGYYQAPGSGRARRDAAARAMQGWHAQRLVGYGEDAEPIIKDKNLGSTSKREKNLKNIGFPKHKMLTNTDHVGRDADFESDKQVMTTVMDVGPPADWVKINVREMNDCFEVYALVPGLLREEVRVQSDPAGRLVITGQPEQVDNPWGITPFKKVVSLPTRIDPLQTSAVVSLHGRLFVRAPFEQGSM; the protein is encoded by the exons ATGGACGATACCGATAAGGCGGGGCAGGATTTTCTCCACGGCCCCGGCGCAGGTCTTGCTCAAAACCAAGTTCAAGTTCGGGAGCCAGGATTTGCAGTGACAAAGGAGGATCAGAACCTTAAAGAAGATGAGCAATCAGCCTGCCCAATGTTTAACGACGTTCAGTTTCACGAACTTCCTTGCCTTCAAAAACCGATTGAGGACGATGAGGATTTACCTGATCATACTGCCGTtgaagctgctgctgctgatgcAAAAGTTGTGGAGGTTGCTCTGGATGAACCGCCTGAAAGTAAAGAAGATGCCATGGAGACTGATCCTCTAATTGGGAACGAAGATAATCCTTCTGCACCTCCCATTTCACCTGACATCTCTCTGCCTTCAAATGCCGCAAATCAGAGTGCGGCACTCGTGAAGAATGCATGGATTGATATTGAA ATGGCTGAGGGTGACGAATCGGGGACACCAGAGGATAGGGTGGCATTTATGAAGGAGATCGAAAATTTCCACCGGGAGAGGGCTTTGGAGTTTAAGCCTCCTAAGTTTTATGGGGAGCCACTAAACTGCCTGAA GTTATGGAGAGCTGTTATTAGATTGGGAGGCTATGATGTG GTGACTGCATCTAAATTATGGCGACAAGTAGGAGAGTCTTTCCATCCCCCAAA AACATGCACGACAGTCTCTTGGACATTTCGCATTTTCTATGAGAAG GCACTTTTAGAGTATGAAAAGCATAAAAGGCTAACGGGGGAACTGCAACTACCTGTTGGATCCCTTCCTCAGTCTACAAATACAGAAAAGGAG AAATCCAGTTTCTTCGTCCAGACTGGCTACTACCAAGCTCCTGGCTCAGGTAGGGCCCGAAGGGATGCTGCAGCTCGTGCCATGCAGGGTTGGCATGCACAGCGTCTGGTTGGATATGGCGAGGATGCTGAGCCTATAATAAAG GACAAGAACTTGGGCTCTACATCTAAGCGTGAAAAAAATCTCAAGAACATTG GTTTTCCAAAACACAAGATGCTAACTAACACAGACCACGTTGGAAGAGATGCAGATTTTGAATCAGACAAGCA AGTGATGACAACAGTTATGGATGTTGGACCTCCAGCTGATTGGGTCAAAATTAATGTGCGTGAGATG AATGACTGCTTTGAAGTATATGCATTAGTTCCAGGGCTTTTACGAGAGGAG GTTCGGGTTCAATCCGATCCAGCTGGACGTCTGGTAATTACTGGTCAACCTGAGCAGGTTGATAATCCTTGGGGCATCACGCCTTTTAAAAAG GTGGTGAGCTTACCCACAAGAATTGATCCTCTTCAGACATCTGCCGTGGTGAGCCTTCATGGCCGACTTTTTGTGCGAGCCCCTTTTGAGCAAGGATCCATGTGA
- the LOC111789222 gene encoding AT-rich interactive domain-containing protein 5 isoform X2, translating into MDDTDKAGQDFLHGPGAGLAQNQVQVREPGFAVTKEDQNLKEDEQSACPMFNDVQFHELPCLQKPIEDDEDLPDHTAVEAAAADAKVVEVALDEPPESKEDAMETDPLIGNEDNPSAPPISPDISLPSNAANQSAALVKNAWIDIEMAEGDESGTPEDRVAFMKEIENFHRERALEFKPPKFYGEPLNCLKLWRAVIRLGGYDVVTASKLWRQVGESFHPPKTCTTVSWTFRIFYEKALLEYEKHKRLTGELQLPVGSLPQSTNTEKETGYYQAPGSGRARRDAAARAMQGWHAQRLVGYGEDAEPIIKDKNLGSTSKREKNLKNIGFPKHKMLTNTDHVGRDADFESDKQVMTTVMDVGPPADWVKINVREMNDCFEVYALVPGLLREEVRVQSDPAGRLVITGQPEQVDNPWGITPFKKVVSLPTRIDPLQTSAVVSLHGRLFVRAPFEQGSM; encoded by the exons ATGGACGATACCGATAAGGCGGGGCAGGATTTTCTCCACGGCCCCGGCGCAGGTCTTGCTCAAAACCAAGTTCAAGTTCGGGAGCCAGGATTTGCAGTGACAAAGGAGGATCAGAACCTTAAAGAAGATGAGCAATCAGCCTGCCCAATGTTTAACGACGTTCAGTTTCACGAACTTCCTTGCCTTCAAAAACCGATTGAGGACGATGAGGATTTACCTGATCATACTGCCGTtgaagctgctgctgctgatgcAAAAGTTGTGGAGGTTGCTCTGGATGAACCGCCTGAAAGTAAAGAAGATGCCATGGAGACTGATCCTCTAATTGGGAACGAAGATAATCCTTCTGCACCTCCCATTTCACCTGACATCTCTCTGCCTTCAAATGCCGCAAATCAGAGTGCGGCACTCGTGAAGAATGCATGGATTGATATTGAA ATGGCTGAGGGTGACGAATCGGGGACACCAGAGGATAGGGTGGCATTTATGAAGGAGATCGAAAATTTCCACCGGGAGAGGGCTTTGGAGTTTAAGCCTCCTAAGTTTTATGGGGAGCCACTAAACTGCCTGAA GTTATGGAGAGCTGTTATTAGATTGGGAGGCTATGATGTG GTGACTGCATCTAAATTATGGCGACAAGTAGGAGAGTCTTTCCATCCCCCAAA AACATGCACGACAGTCTCTTGGACATTTCGCATTTTCTATGAGAAG GCACTTTTAGAGTATGAAAAGCATAAAAGGCTAACGGGGGAACTGCAACTACCTGTTGGATCCCTTCCTCAGTCTACAAATACAGAAAAGGAG ACTGGCTACTACCAAGCTCCTGGCTCAGGTAGGGCCCGAAGGGATGCTGCAGCTCGTGCCATGCAGGGTTGGCATGCACAGCGTCTGGTTGGATATGGCGAGGATGCTGAGCCTATAATAAAG GACAAGAACTTGGGCTCTACATCTAAGCGTGAAAAAAATCTCAAGAACATTG GTTTTCCAAAACACAAGATGCTAACTAACACAGACCACGTTGGAAGAGATGCAGATTTTGAATCAGACAAGCA AGTGATGACAACAGTTATGGATGTTGGACCTCCAGCTGATTGGGTCAAAATTAATGTGCGTGAGATG AATGACTGCTTTGAAGTATATGCATTAGTTCCAGGGCTTTTACGAGAGGAG GTTCGGGTTCAATCCGATCCAGCTGGACGTCTGGTAATTACTGGTCAACCTGAGCAGGTTGATAATCCTTGGGGCATCACGCCTTTTAAAAAG GTGGTGAGCTTACCCACAAGAATTGATCCTCTTCAGACATCTGCCGTGGTGAGCCTTCATGGCCGACTTTTTGTGCGAGCCCCTTTTGAGCAAGGATCCATGTGA
- the LOC111788822 gene encoding cyclin-dependent kinase B2-2, which translates to MEKGPTTVSAMEAFEKLEKVGEGTYGKVYRAREKATGKIVALKKTRLHEDEEGVPPTTLREVSILRMLSRDPHIVRLMDVKQGQNKEGKTVLYLVFEYMDTDLKKFIKSFRHTGESIPVNTVKSLMYQLCKGVAFCHGHGILHRDLKPHNLLMDRKTMMLKIADLGLARAFTLPIKKYTHEILTLWYRAPEVLLGATHYSTAVDMWSVGCIFAELATKQALFPGDSELQQLLHIFRLLGTPNEKVWPGVSKLMNWHEYPQWNPQSLSTAVPNLDDKALDLLAQMLKYEPSKRISAKRAMEHPYFDDLNKAYL; encoded by the exons ATGGAGAAGGGGCCGACCACTGTTTCAGCCATGGAGGCGTTCGAGAAGCTAGAGAAGGTCGGAGAAGGAACTTATGGCAAAGTTTATAGGGCAAGGGAGAAGGCCACCGGCAAGATTGTAGCGCTTAAGAAGACGCGCCTCCACGAGGATGAGGAAGGTGTTCCTCCCACTACTCTTAGAGAGGTTTCAATTCTTCGAATGCTTTCTCGTGATCCTCATATTGTTAG GTTGATGGATGTGAAACAAGGGCAGAACAAGGAAGGGAAAACCGTTCTTTACTTGGTGTTTGAATACATGGATACTGATCTGAAAAAATTCATCAAGAGTTTCCGTCATACGGGAGAAAGCATTCCTGTCAACACTGTCAAG AGTCTGATGTACCAACTCTGCAAGGGCGTTGCCTTCTGCCATGGTCATGGAATCCTGCACAG gGACCTGAAACCACACAATCTCTTGATGGACCGAAAGACTATGATGCTCAAAATTGCAGACCTTGGACTCGCTCGAGCATTTACTTTGCCAATTAAGAAGTATACTCACGAG ATACTGACCCTCTGGTATAGAGCTCCTGAAGTTCTGTTGGGAGCTACTCATTACTCCACTGCTGTAGATATGTGGTCTGTTGGCTGCATATTCG CCGAACTTGCCACCAAGCAGGCGCTCTTTCCTGGAGATTCTGAGTTGCAACAGCTCCTTCATATCTTCAG GCTATTAGGGACCCCAAATGAAAAAGTTTGGCCTGGTGTGAGCAAACTAATGAACTGGCATGAGTATCCCCAATGGAACCCCCAAAGCCTTTCAACAGCCGTCCCCAACTTGGATGATAAAGCGCTAGATCTGCTTGCG CAAATGTTGAAGTATGAACCCTCAAAGCGTATTTCAGCGAAGAGAGCAATGGAACATCCTTATTTTGATGACTTGAACAAGGCATATCTCTGA
- the LOC111788408 gene encoding AT-hook motif nuclear-localized protein 10-like: MTGSETGVMTSGEPFTIGFQKSPVQSQQSVLPGLHLPFGADAVYKPASSVSPTYQSPGVGVSGNAGADVSPREAFVDMNTQSAPVKRKRGRPRKYGPDGSMAVTSADPSAAATQSGGGFSPPTTGVTPSGGSASPTLKKARGRPPGSGKKQQLDALGSAGVGFTPHVITVKAGEDVSSKIMSISQNGPRAVCILSANGAISNVTLRQPAMSGGTVTYEGRFEILSLSGLYLLTENGGQRSRTGGLSVSLSGPDGRVLGGGVAGLLTAASPVQVVVGSFVNDGGQKELKQANQIEQRPVTAPHKLAPIRAGMTGASSPQSRGALSESSGGQGSPFNQSGGACNNTASWK; encoded by the exons ATGACGGGATCTGAGACCGGAGTGATGACCAGCGGCGAACCCTTCACCATCGGTTTCCAGAAGAGTCCAGTACAGTCACAACAGTCGGTCTTGCCTGGCTTGCATTTGCCCTTCGGCGCCGACGCCGTCTACAAGCCCGCCTCCTCCGTCTCGCCCACCTACCAGTCCCCCGGCGTCGGTGTTTCCGGTAATGCCGGTGCCGATGTTTCTCCTCGTGAAGCTTTCGTTGACATGAATACGCAAAGCGCGCCTGTCAAGAGGAAGAGAGGGAGGCCTAGGAAGTATGGGCCAGATGGCAGTATGGCAGTGACTTCTGCAGACCCGTCCGCCGCCGCAACTCAGTCCGGTGGAGGTTTTTCTCCTCCTACCACTGGCGTGACTCCCTCGGGAGGATCAGCCTCTCCAACTTTGAAGAAAGCCAGAGGCAGACCCCCTGGCTCTGGCAAAAAGCAGCAGCTGGATGCCTTGG GATCAGCCGGAGTTGGATTTACCCCACATGTCATCACCGTGAAAGCTGGAGAG GACGTGTCTTCAAAAATAATGTCAATCTCACAGAATGGTCCTAGAGCTGTTTGTATTCTTTCAGCAAATGGAGCTATATCCAACGTGACTCTACGTCAGCCAGCCATGTCTGGTGGAACCGTGACTTATGAG GGGCGATTTGAGATTTTGTCACTATCTGGGTTATATCTTCTCACCGAGAATGGTGGTCAGCGTAGCCGAACTGGGGGTTTAAGTGTTTCATTGTCTGGACCAGATGGTAGAGTTTTGGGTGGTGGGGTGGCTGGTCTTCTAACGGCAGCCTCTCCTGTTCAG GTGGTGGTGGGGAGCTTTGTGAACGATGGGGGGCAGAAGGAGTTGAAACAAGCAAACCAAATAGAACAGCGGCCTGTTACTGCACCACATAAACTCGCTCCGATCCGTGCTGGAATGACAGGGGCGAGCAGTCCGCAATCACGTGGGGCTCTCAGTGAATCCTCAGGAGGGCAAGGGAGTCCGTTTAATCAGAGTGGTGGAGCCTGCAATAATACCGCATCTTGGAAGTGA